A genomic window from Neoarius graeffei isolate fNeoGra1 chromosome 5, fNeoGra1.pri, whole genome shotgun sequence includes:
- the zgc:91890 gene encoding solute carrier family 52, riboflavin transporter, member 3-B — protein MSLLTHVLACLFGIGSWVAINGMWVELPLIVHEIPERWYLPSYLTVIIQLANVGPLFITLMHHFRPGALDERPVIYTIVVLGILATFLLAFLWKHTLFVGNNLHSVALLSLSFLLSVVDCTSSVTFLPFMMRLQPRYLTTYFVGEGLSGLIPALVALIQGVGVVQCKNATANANLSIVNYTEGTSGELEAHYQPANFSVQVFFLFLSIMMAMCLGAFVMLNYYPAVVQEHKCEKYLGNAKHQEKADISLTLQNHPAEQTPMLEHPEGPTNKPRSTFGKGTYNRVEVVFIFVVLAWVNALTNAVLPSVQSYSCLPYGNQAYHLATTMAAVANPVACFIAMFFPIRSLMLMGVLTVAGTGFGAYIMAMAALSPCPLLVHHELGAALMVITWVIFALTLSYVKVIVGVILRDEGRSALVWCGAVVQLGSMLGAMSMFPLVSVYGLFKSGDPCNTKCPK, from the exons ATGTCACTGTTGACACACGTATTGGCTTGCCTCTTTGGCATTGGGTCATGGGTCGCCATCAATGGGATGTGGGTTGAGCTCCCACTGATTGTACATGAGATCCCTGAACGTTGGTACCTGCCCTCCTACCTCACTGTAATCATCCAGTTGGCGAATGTTGGACCACTTTTCATCACACTAATGCACCACTTCAGGCCAGGAGCACTGGATGAACGACCAGTCATCTATACAATTGTAGTGTTGGGCATTCTGGCCACCTTCCTACTGGCCTTCCTTTGGAAGCACACACTATTTGTTGGAAATAATCTACACAGTGTAGCTCTGCTGTCTCTCAGTTTCCTACTCTCAGTAGTGGACTGCACCTCCTCTGTCACCTTCCTGCCATTTATGATGAGGCTCCAGCCTCGGTACCTCACTACCTATTTCGTTGGAGAGGGCCTGAGTGGCCTGATTCCAGCTCTGGTGGCTCTGATTCAGGGTGTCGGGGTGGTCCAATGCAAAAATGCTACAGCAAATGCAAATTTAAGCATTGTCAACTACACTGAAGGGACCAGTGGTGAACTAGAGGCACATTACCAACCAGCTAACTTCTCTGTCCAGGTTTTCTTCCTGTTCCTCAGCATCATGATGGCAATGTGCCTGGGTGCTTTCGTGATGCTCAACTACTATCCTGCTGTAGTCCAAGAACATAAATGTGAGAAGTATCTTGGTAATGCAAAGCACCAAGAAAAGGCTGACATTAGCCTCACCTTGCAGAACCATCCAGCAGAACAGACACCCATGCTGGAACATCCAGAGGGTCCAACAAATAAACCTCGCAGCACCTTTGGGAAAGGCACCTACAACAGAGTAGAGGTGGTCTTCATTTTTGTTGTTCTGGCTTGGGTTAATGCATTAACCAATGCGGTTCTCCCTTCAGTACAATCCTACTCCTGCCTGCCGTATGGTAATCAGGCCTATCACTTGGCGACTACTATGGCTGCAGTGGCTAACCCTGTGGCCTGCTTTATCGCCATGTTTTTCCCAATCAG GTCTCTGATGTTGATGGGGGTTCTCACAGTGGCTGGTACAGGATTTGGAGCCTACATCATGGCCATGGCAGCACTAAGTCCCTGTCCTCTATTGGTTCATCATGAATTAGGAGCTGCACTCATG GTGATAACTTGGGTGATATTTGCCCTCACTCTGTCCTATGTGAAGGTGATCGTTGGTGTGATCCTGCGAGATGAAGGACGCAGCGCCCTTGTGTGGTGTGGTGCTGTAGTGCAACTCGGTTCCATGTTAGGGGCCATGTCAATGTTTCCTTTAGTCAGTGTTTATGGACTCTTCAAATCAGGTGATCCCTGTAACACTAAGTGCCCCAAATGA